The following coding sequences are from one Saccopteryx bilineata isolate mSacBil1 chromosome 3, mSacBil1_pri_phased_curated, whole genome shotgun sequence window:
- the PEX10 gene encoding peroxisome biogenesis factor 10 isoform X2, with product MAPAAASPPEVVRAAQKDDYYCGGLRSAAGSALHSLAGAKKWLEWRKELELLSDIAYFCLTTLAGYQTLGEEYVGVIQVDPSQSRVPSRLRRGVLVALHTVLPYLLDKALLHLEHELQADGNSARPSQGNLAPSMRGRSRIRRWVRRQVAALTEQQRKALLRATLLFRQGLGCLQRLHIAWFYIHGAFYHLAKRFTGVTYLRIYHLPAEDLRARASYRLLGLISLLHLALSVGLQLYSFRQRQRARREWKLHRCLSHRRSHVEERAVSRNALCTLCLEERRHSTATPCGHLFCWECITQWCDTKTECPLCREKFPPQKLVYLRHFR from the exons ATGGCTCCCGCGGCTGCCAGCCCCCCAGAGGTGGTACGCGCGGCTCAAAAGGACGACTACTACTGCGGTGGGCTGCGGAGCGCGGCGGGTAGCGCCCTGCACAGCCTGGCGG GCGCAAAAAAATGGCTGGAGTGGAGGAAAGAGCTCGAGCTGCTGTCGGATATAGCCTACTTTTGTCTCACTACACTTGCAG GCTACCAGACCCTCGGGGAAGAGTACGTCGGGGTCATCCAAGTGGACCCATCCCAGAGCCGAGTACCCTCGAGGCTGCGCCGTGGTGTGCTGGTTGCACTGCACACTGTCCTGCCCTACTTGCTGGATAAGGCCCTGCTCCACCTGGAGCATGAGCTGCAGGCTGATGGCAACAGTGCCCGGCCCTCGCAGGGCAACCTGGCACCCAGCATGCGAGGCCGGTCGAGAATCAGGCGCTGGGTGCGCCGGCAGGTGGCTGCACTCACGGAGCAGCAGAGGAAGGCACTGCTGCGGGCCACACTCCTGTTCAGACAGGGCCTGGGCTGCCTGCAGCGGCTCCACATCGCCTGGTTTTACATTCATGGCGCCTTCTACCACCTGGCCAAGAGGTTCACAGGAGTCACCTAT CTCCGCATCTACCACCTGCCTGCAGAGGATCTGAGGGCTCGCGCAAGCTACAGGCTGCTAGGACTCATCTCCCTGCTGCACCTGGCCCTGTCCGTGGGCCTGCAGCTCTACAGCTTCCGGCAGAGGCAGCGCGCCCGGCGGGAGTGGAAGCTGCACCGCTGCCTGTCTCACCGCAG GAGCCACGTGGAAGAAAGAGCGGTGTCCAGAAACGCCCTGTGCACCCTGTGCCTGGAGGAACGCAGGCACTCGACAGCCACGCCCTGCGGCCACCTGTTCTGCTGGGAGTGCATCACCCAGTGGTGTGACACCAAG ACGGAGTGTCCCCTGTGCAGGGAGAAGTTCCCTCCCCAGAAGCTCGTCTACCTGCGGCATTTCCGATGA
- the PEX10 gene encoding peroxisome biogenesis factor 10 isoform X1 — MSAGSRCWPSGPWVVLGTAPPGARTSPLHPPISALCRNSARSFASTKICAKGRSECRGRPSCRAGPGIERGVTVRNVGKPPYGSRSSAGLEHGAKKWLEWRKELELLSDIAYFCLTTLAGYQTLGEEYVGVIQVDPSQSRVPSRLRRGVLVALHTVLPYLLDKALLHLEHELQADGNSARPSQGNLAPSMRGRSRIRRWVRRQVAALTEQQRKALLRATLLFRQGLGCLQRLHIAWFYIHGAFYHLAKRFTGVTYLRIYHLPAEDLRARASYRLLGLISLLHLALSVGLQLYSFRQRQRARREWKLHRCLSHRRSHVEERAVSRNALCTLCLEERRHSTATPCGHLFCWECITQWCDTKTECPLCREKFPPQKLVYLRHFR, encoded by the exons ATGAGCGCTGGAAGCCGCTGCTGGCCGAGCGGCCCGTGGGTAGTTCTGGGCACCGCGCCGCCGGGCGCACGGACGAGCCCCTTACACCCGCCCATCTCAGCTCTCTGCCGCAACTCGGCCAGGTCTTTTGCATCCACCAAGATCTGCGCTAAAGGGAGAAGCGAGTGCCGCGGGCGCCCCAGCTGCCGGGCCGGGCCGGGTATTGAGAGAGGGGTGACAGTGAGGAACGTGGGGAAACCTCCCTACGGCAGTCGAAGCAGCGCGGGGCTGGAACACG GCGCAAAAAAATGGCTGGAGTGGAGGAAAGAGCTCGAGCTGCTGTCGGATATAGCCTACTTTTGTCTCACTACACTTGCAG GCTACCAGACCCTCGGGGAAGAGTACGTCGGGGTCATCCAAGTGGACCCATCCCAGAGCCGAGTACCCTCGAGGCTGCGCCGTGGTGTGCTGGTTGCACTGCACACTGTCCTGCCCTACTTGCTGGATAAGGCCCTGCTCCACCTGGAGCATGAGCTGCAGGCTGATGGCAACAGTGCCCGGCCCTCGCAGGGCAACCTGGCACCCAGCATGCGAGGCCGGTCGAGAATCAGGCGCTGGGTGCGCCGGCAGGTGGCTGCACTCACGGAGCAGCAGAGGAAGGCACTGCTGCGGGCCACACTCCTGTTCAGACAGGGCCTGGGCTGCCTGCAGCGGCTCCACATCGCCTGGTTTTACATTCATGGCGCCTTCTACCACCTGGCCAAGAGGTTCACAGGAGTCACCTAT CTCCGCATCTACCACCTGCCTGCAGAGGATCTGAGGGCTCGCGCAAGCTACAGGCTGCTAGGACTCATCTCCCTGCTGCACCTGGCCCTGTCCGTGGGCCTGCAGCTCTACAGCTTCCGGCAGAGGCAGCGCGCCCGGCGGGAGTGGAAGCTGCACCGCTGCCTGTCTCACCGCAG GAGCCACGTGGAAGAAAGAGCGGTGTCCAGAAACGCCCTGTGCACCCTGTGCCTGGAGGAACGCAGGCACTCGACAGCCACGCCCTGCGGCCACCTGTTCTGCTGGGAGTGCATCACCCAGTGGTGTGACACCAAG ACGGAGTGTCCCCTGTGCAGGGAGAAGTTCCCTCCCCAGAAGCTCGTCTACCTGCGGCATTTCCGATGA